The DNA region atcgccgccgccgccgccgtcttcgtcTACGGCCTGATCCCGCAGATCTTCGCGTACGCCGCCAACTTCCCCATCCAGAAGTTCATGCAGGCGCAGAGCATCATGGCGCCCAGCGCCTACATCTCCGCCGCCACGCTCGCCGTCCACCTCGTGCTCAGCTACCTCGTCGTCTACCAGTTCGGGCTGGGCCTCCTGGGGGCCTCGCTCATGCTCAGCATCAGCTGGTGGGTCATCGTCGTCGCGCAGTTCGTCTACATCGTCACCAGTCGGCGGTGCCGCCTCACGTGGACCGGGTTCTCGTGGCAGGCCTTCTCCGGCCTGCCCAGTTTCTTCAAGCTCTCGCTCGCTTCCGCCGTCATGCTCTGCCTCGAGACCTGGTACTTCCAGATACTCGTGCTCATCGCCGGCCTCCTCAAGGACCCTGAGCTTGCATTGGCATCGCTCTCAGTCTGGTAAAATTCTtatccctttttttttcttttagcaTGATCGAACTAACTGATGCGTTGTTGTTCAGAAGACTGACATGTTTTTTTGCATCTTGTAGCATGACAATTTCAGGGTGGGTGTTCATGGTCGCGGTTGGGTTCAATGCAGCTGCCAGGTAAAGAAAAGCTTACAATTTCCATTCTGAAGCAACCAAACTGAACTCACTGAGAAGATTAACGCAATTGGGgacccaaaaaaaaaatcaattttGTACTTTCAGTGTCCGGGTGAGCAATGAGCTTGGCGCCGGCAACCCCAAGTCGGCGGCGTTCTCCGTCGTGGTGGTGACGGTGCTGTCCTTCATCCTGTCGGTGCTCATCTCGGTGGTCATCCTCCTCTGCCGCGACTACATCAGCTACATCTTCACCGAGGGCGAGGACGTGTCGCAGGCCGTGTCCCAGCTGACTCCGCTGCTGGCGCTCACTCTCATCCTCAACGGCATCCAGCCCGTCCTCTCTGGTAAGTAGAAAGATCAGCACACTGCTCGTAGTCCCAGCAGAGTAGAGATCAACTGAAGCCTTCACTCTACAACACACATTGACAGAAAGAAAAAATTGTTTCGAATGGCAGGGGTGGCCGTGGGGTGCGGATGGCAAGCGTTCGTCGCGTACGTCAATGTCGGCTGCTACTACATCGTCGGCATCCCCCTCGGGTGCCTCCTGGGGTTCTACTTTGACCTTGGAGCGGCGGTAACGTCCCTGCTAGACACTGTTCTAGATCACTGCATCTCTGATCTACTGATGATGCATGGTTCTAATGATCATTGTCCAATGTAATAATGCAGGGTATCTGGAGCGGCATGATCGGGGGCACACTGATGCAGACCTTGATCCTGGTCTGGGTTACATTCAGGACCAACTGGGACAAAGAGGTATGCTGATTTACCGACTATGCGCCGATTATGCCTTTTATTTTTAAAAGACAATATTTGCATTCTGTGCAGATATTGAAATTAAAGTTTCAGAAGTTTTCCTTTTCCGAATAGAGAGATTGAATTCATGCCATTTGTTCTTTGGTCGCAGGTGGAAGAAGCGCAGAAAAGGCTAAACAAGTGGGAGGAGAAATCTCCCCAACTGTTACACTAAGAATGGAATAAATCTTCCTCATCTATTGCCAACCCAAGAATGGGACATGGATGTGGTCCTCTATTACTGGGCCAACATGAACTGTAAGGTTGCGCCGCTGATGTGCTCAGCAAAGAAGGAATTTTGATGTGAGCTCCAGGCGTCGAGGACCTTGTGGCCAGCGATTCTGCTGCGTCGAACGTTTAATGGAAGTACCTGTTGTTCCTCTCAAGAAAGTCAGTGTTAAGTACTAATTCTGTAGTGCTCATTTAGCTTTGTGTTCCCATCTGT from Panicum hallii strain FIL2 chromosome 9, PHallii_v3.1, whole genome shotgun sequence includes:
- the LOC112875674 gene encoding protein DETOXIFICATION 40-like, giving the protein MGSGAGGSKLESPLLGPAAASRGGSGHGEAASGELEGILSDASLPWRRRMAAATLVEMRLLVRLAAPAVVVYMINYLMSMSTQIFSGHLGTLELAAASLGNTGIQVFAYGLMLGMGSAVETLCGQAYGAHKYDMLGVYLQRSTVLLMATGVPLAVVYAFSRPILVLLGESPEIAAAAAVFVYGLIPQIFAYAANFPIQKFMQAQSIMAPSAYISAATLAVHLVLSYLVVYQFGLGLLGASLMLSISWWVIVVAQFVYIVTSRRCRLTWTGFSWQAFSGLPSFFKLSLASAVMLCLETWYFQILVLIAGLLKDPELALASLSVCMTISGWVFMVAVGFNAAASVRVSNELGAGNPKSAAFSVVVVTVLSFILSVLISVVILLCRDYISYIFTEGEDVSQAVSQLTPLLALTLILNGIQPVLSGVAVGCGWQAFVAYVNVGCYYIVGIPLGCLLGFYFDLGAAGIWSGMIGGTLMQTLILVWVTFRTNWDKEVEEAQKRLNKWEEKSPQLLH